A genome region from Cervus elaphus chromosome 18, mCerEla1.1, whole genome shotgun sequence includes the following:
- the XRCC2 gene encoding DNA repair protein XRCC2, which yields MCSDFHRAESGTELLARLEGRSSLKEIEPHLFADEESPVHGDILEFHGPEGTGKTEMLYHLTARCILPKSEGGLEVEVVFIDTDYHFDMLRLVTVLEHRLSQSSEEIIKRCLGRLFLVYCSSSTQLLLTLCSLETMLCSHPSVCLLILDSLSAFYWIDRINGGESVNLQESTLKKCSQLLEKLVKEYRLVLFATTQSIMQKASHLEEGPSCAFNRLSDVDVDYRPYLCKAWQQVVKHRILFSKQNDSKAGNQFSLVSRHLKSNNLKKHFFTIGESGVEFC from the exons CTCCTTGCCCGACTGGAAGGTAGAAGTTCCTTGAAAGAAATAGAACCACATCTGTTTGCTGATGAAGAGTCACCTGTGCATG GTGATATTCTTGAATTTCATGGTCCAGAAGGAACAGGAAAGACAGAAATGCTTTATCATTTAACAGCACGATGTATACTTCCAAAATCAGAAGGTGGACTGGAAGTAGAAGTCGTGTTTATTGATACAGATTACCACTTTGATATGCTCCGGCTTGTTACAGTCCTTGAGCATAGACTATCCCAAAGctctgaagaaataataaaacgCTGCCTTGGGCGATTGTTTTTGGTGTACTGCAGTAGTAGCACCCAGTTACTCCTCACCCTGTGCTCGCTGGAAACCATGCTCTGTAGTCATCCCTCTGTCTGCCTTTTGATTTTGGATAGCCTGTCAGCTTTTTATTGGATAGACCGCATCAACGGAGGAGAAAGTGTTAACTTACAGGAGTCTACTCTGAAGAAGTGTTCTCAACTCTTAGAGAAGCTTGTAAAGGAGTATCGGTTGGTTCTCTTTGCAACAACACAAAGTATAATGCAGAAAGCCTCACACCTGGAGGAAGGGCCTTCCTGTGCCTTTAATCGCCTGAGTGATGTGGATGTAGACTATAGACCCTATCTCTGTAAGGCCTGGCAGCAGGTGGTGAAGCACAGAATACTTTTCTCCAAACAAAATGATTCTAAAGCCGGCAACCAGTTTTCTTTAGTTTCACgtcatttaaaaagtaacaatttaaaaaaacacttttttactATTGGAGAAAGTGGTGTTGAGTTTTGTTGA